The sequence GAACTTTCATTGACACTACTTCTTCAGTCAGAATATCTACCTTGAAGACTTTATAGCGGCGCACAAGATTTGATAACGCATACGACGAATCATTGGTGGGCATATCGTAGCCAATGGTAACAAACCAGAATTGCCCATCTTCCGACTTTCTCAATTTCTTCAACGCAGATATTTTGATAGGCAGCATCTTGCATCACATCACGAAAGTGCGAGAGCGCTTTCTGTGCCGCTTCCTTGAAACCTACAATGTTTTTGGACATACTACTAAATTTGAGTTAGAGTTTGTGTAAGATACGCACTTCGACTGAACGTCTTTAGAAGGCAAGGCGTTTTGAGAACAATGTTTTCTTCATTTCGGCATGATTGAACTCAAAGACGTTGTCAAAATCTACAACGAAAAAAACTGCACCAGTCTATGCGCTTGCAGGGGTCTCACTCAAGATTGAGCGGGCCGAACTTGTAGCACTCATGGGCAGTTCGGGCAGTGGCAAGACCACAATGCTGAACATTGTGTCGGCAATTGACAAACCGACGCGCGGCACCGTGAAAATTGATGGAACGGATATCAGCATGATGACCGAGCGCGAACTGACGGCATTTCGACGCAAAAAAATTGGGGTCATCTTCCAATTCTTCAATTTGATGCCCACACTCACCGTACTGGAAAATGTGCTTTTGCCAAGCACGCTGGCGCGCTTACCTGAAAAAGAAACACAGCGCGTGCATTGATGCTCATTGAACGCGTAGGACTTTCACATCGGCTGTCGCATAAGCCCTTTGAACTCTCAGGCGGAGAAATGCAGCGCACCGCAATTGCCCGCGCTTTGATGAACAATCCTGATATCATTATTGCTGACGAACCAACGGGAAATTTGGACTCAAAAAATGCGGCACAAATTTTGGACCTTGTAGAAGAGCTAGCGCGTGAGCAAAAAAAGACATTCATCATTGCCACCCATGCCAGTGATGTAGCGCAAATCGCGGACCGTACAATTGTCATGCGCGATGGACAAATCGTGGAAGATGAACTTGCCATAAGACGCTGAAAGTGTTTGCCCTAACGCTATCAAAACGCTCCAATGAATTACCAACTTGTTGAAGACATTCTGCTCAATTTCATTCGCTGCGAAGTGCGCAAAGTCGGATTTGAGAAAGTTGTACTCGGGCTTTCAGGCGGTGTGGATTCGGCAGTGTCGTGTGCCTTGGCGACACGTGCATTAGGCAAGGAAAACGTGCTGGCTGTGATGATGCCCTACAAAACAAGTAGCCCCGATAGTCTCTCTGATGCAGAATTGCTGATTGCGCAGTTAGGCATTGCCTCAGAGCGGCGTGATATTACACCAATGGTTGATGCGTATTTTGCAACAGAGCCTGATGCCAATCACGTGCGTCGTGGCAATGTTATGGCGAGAATGCGTATGATTGTGCTCTATGATATTTCCATGCGCGATCATCGACTCGTGATAGGCACAAGCAATAAAACGGAATTGCTGCTGGGCTACGGCACACTCTTTGGCGATATGGCTTCCGCAATCAATCCGATTGGTGATCTCTACAAAACGCAAGTTTGGCAGTTAGCTAAGCACCTGCAGATACCGCAGCGCATCATTGATAAAAAGCCCAGTGCA comes from [Chlorobium] sp. 445 and encodes:
- a CDS encoding NAD(+) synthetase, translating into MNYQLVEDILLNFIRCEVRKVGFEKVVLGLSGGVDSAVSCALATRALGKENVLAVMMPYKTSSPDSLSDAELLIAQLGIASERRDITPMVDAYFATEPDANHVRRGNVMARMRMIVLYDISMRDHRLVIGTSNKTELLLGYGTLFGDMASAINPIGDLYKTQVWQLAKHLQIPQRIIDKKPSADLWEGQTDEDELGFTYAEVDKLLYQMIDLRLSDEELIKSGTSAAFLSKTRQLVVRSQFKRMTPVIAKLSARTLGVDFRYARDWQAVK